A genomic region of Microtus ochrogaster isolate Prairie Vole_2 unplaced genomic scaffold, MicOch1.0 UNK4, whole genome shotgun sequence contains the following coding sequences:
- the LOC101996838 gene encoding hyaluronidase-1-like, whose product MCSLWVALLGELMLFVLVTQAVLKPAMPPVIKNQPFNIFWAAPTLFCKDHFDVNMNLQEFDIIANPLETQSGSTIAIFYPHELGYYPYFSEDGKSFHGGIPQNVNLSEHLKKSASDIADSVTWWRSDGLAVIDWEGWKPQWDRNWGGRRIYQKHSLAFTRHHHPAWPEEKVRAVATQEFENAGRSLMNVTLTLALEMRPKRLWGFYLYPDCYNYDYRINPEFYTGSCPDEEIFRNDRLLWLWEKSTALYSSIYLNKVLKSSLNALKFVHFRVREALRVSEMSRKDYALPVFMFSRPFYLHSIEALSEEDLVHTIGESAALGASGIILWGGYEYSDSKESCLSVQQTIKELLGPYALNVTSAAKLCSHSLCSSHGRCVRKTAESSFYLHMPEDSQKDYATDHGFRFVISARSKLKTLMTMKNEFVCHCYYGWHGESCRSRVPNLLRQKSKAPATALNLLVLLGMTLAVILLNFFLIPYYDVNFFLKY is encoded by the exons ATGTGTAGTCTGTGGGTGGCACTGCTTGGCGAACTCATGCTCTTTGTTCTGGTCACCCAGGCAGTTCTCAAACCAGCAATGCCTCCGGTGATCAAGAACCAGCCTTTCAACATCTTCTGGGCTGCTCCTACTTTGTTTTGCAAGGATCATTTTGATGTAAATATGAATCTTCAAGAATTTGACATCATTGCCAATCCATTAGAAACCCAGAGTGGATCTACCATTGCCATATTTTATCCACATGAACTCGGATATTACCCTTACTTCTCTGAAGATGGAAAATCCTTCCATGGTGGAATACCTCAGAATGTGAACCTCTCTGAGCACCTAAAGAAAAGCGCCAGTGACATTGCAGACTCTGTCACTTGGTGGAGATCAGATGGACTTGCTGTGATTGACTGGGAAGGCTGGAAACCCCAGTGGGATCGGAACTGGGGCGGCAGGAGAATATACCAAAAGCACTCGTTAGCTTTCACCCGACACCACCACCCTGCCTggccagaagagaaagtgagagcaGTTGCCACACAGGAGTTTGAAAATGCTGGGAGGAGTCTTATGAACGTGACTCTCACGTTGGCTTTAGAAATGAGACCAAAGCGTTTATGGGGCTTCTATCTCTACCCAGATTGCTACAATTATGATTACCGGATAAATCCAGAATTCTACACAGGTAGTTGCCCAGATGAGGAAATTTTCCGCAATGACCGACTCTTGTGGCTGTGGGAGAAAAGCACAGCACTCTATTCTTCgatatatttaaataaagtacTAAAATCGAGCTTAAATGCACTGAAATTTGTGCATTTCCGGGTGAGAGAAGCCCTGAGAGTCTCAGAAATGTCTAGAAAGGACTACGCTTTGCCAGTTTTTATGTTTTCCAGACCATTTTATTTGCATAGTATTGAAGCTCTGTCagag GAAGACCTAGTTCATACAATTGGTGAAAGTGCTGCATTGGGAGCATCAGGAATAATATTGTGGGGAGGATACGAATATTCTGATTCCAAG GAGTCTTGTTTATCTGTGCAGCAAACTATCAAAGAGTTGCTGGGCCCCTATGCTCTCAATGTAACATCCGCAGCCAAGCTGTGCAGTCACAGTCTGTGTAGCAGCCATGGGCGATGCGTTCGAAAGACAGCTGAGTCCTCCTTCTATCTGCACATGCCGGAGGACAGCCAGAAGGACTATGCCACAGACCACGGTTTCAGATTTGTCATTTCTGCAAGGAGTAAGCTGAAGACATTAATGACTATGAAGAATGAATTTGTGTGCCACTGTTATTACGGTTGGCACGGAGAGTCTTGCAGATCTCGTGTTCCCAATCTCTTGAGGCAGAAGAGCAAGGCTCCTGCAACGGCATTGAATCTATTAGTTCTTCTTGGCATGACGTTAGCTGTGATTctgctgaatttttttcttattccctACTACGATgtcaattttttcttaaaatactaa